The following coding sequences lie in one Silvanigrella aquatica genomic window:
- a CDS encoding succinate dehydrogenase/fumarate reductase iron-sulfur subunit → METKNTSNKLMTLHLKVWRQKTKHAKGQLVDYELDNVNPDMSFLEMLDILNQKLILKGEEPVAFDHDCREGICGSCAMVIDGNPHGPQKSTTACQLHMRHYSDGQTIVIEPFLAKAFPIVKDLVVDRSAFDRIIQSGGYISVNTGSSPDGNAIPIPKENADLAFDAATCIGCGACVAACRNGAAMLFVSAKVSQLSLLPQGEAERSERVSKMVYQMDSEDFGSCTNMGSCAGACPKDISLENIARLNREFMRSMISGRKSYPRRDGANEGSPA, encoded by the coding sequence ATGGAAACTAAAAACACAAGTAACAAGTTGATGACTTTGCATCTTAAAGTGTGGAGACAGAAAACGAAACATGCAAAAGGGCAGTTGGTTGACTATGAGCTTGATAATGTCAATCCTGATATGTCCTTTTTAGAAATGCTCGATATATTAAATCAGAAATTAATTTTAAAAGGCGAAGAGCCAGTGGCTTTTGACCACGATTGCCGCGAAGGAATTTGTGGCTCCTGCGCTATGGTTATTGATGGAAATCCGCATGGTCCGCAAAAATCAACAACAGCATGCCAATTGCATATGCGTCACTATAGCGATGGGCAAACCATTGTCATTGAACCCTTTCTTGCCAAGGCCTTTCCTATTGTGAAAGATCTTGTCGTTGACAGGAGTGCCTTTGATAGAATTATTCAATCCGGCGGCTATATTTCAGTAAATACCGGTAGCTCTCCCGATGGCAATGCCATTCCGATTCCAAAAGAAAATGCAGATTTAGCATTTGATGCAGCCACATGTATTGGATGTGGAGCCTGTGTTGCGGCGTGTCGTAACGGAGCTGCTATGCTATTTGTTTCGGCTAAGGTTTCGCAATTGTCATTATTGCCACAGGGCGAAGCAGAGCGTTCGGAGCGCGTTTCCAAAATGGTGTATCAAATGGATTCTGAAGATTTTGGATCTTGCACTAACATGGGAAGTTGCGCGGGTGCTTGTCCTAAAGACATTAGTTTAGAAAATATTGCGCGTCTTAACAGAGAATTTATGCGTTCTATGATTTCGGGACGAAAGAGTTACCCGAGACGCGATGGTGCCAACGAAGGTTCACCAGCTTAA